GACAACTGGATGTTCCACGTCGCCGCCGAGCAGGTGCAGGAAGGCGACGTCATCGTCGCCGGCTGCACCACCGAGAGCGAAGACGGGTTCTTCGGCGAGCTGCTCGCCACCTCGCTCACGTCGCGCGGCTGCAAGGGCCTCGTCATCGACGGCGGCGTCCGCGACGTCGCCGACCTCGAGAAGATGGACTTCCCGGTCTTCTCACGTGCCATCAACTCCAAGGGCACCGTCAAGGCGACCCTCGGATCGGTGAACATCCCGGTCGTCGTCGCCAACGCGCTGGTCAACCCGGGCGATGTCGTCGTCGCCGACGTGGACGGCGTCGTGGTCGTCCCGCGCGAGCTCGTCGGCGCGGTGGCGGACGCCAGCCAGAAGCGCGAGGACAACGAAGAGGCCAAGCGCCAGAAGTTCCGCGAGGGCGTTCTCGGCCTCGACATCTACGGCATGCGCGAGCCGCTCGCGGCAGCGGGCCTCGAGTACGTGGAGGACTGAGCATGGCCGAAGAGCTGACGATCGCCCACGGCGAGACCAGCGGCGGGTTCGAGAAGACCCCCGGCTGGCTCGACTGGTACGACGGACCGTCGAAGCCCGCGTTCCAGGTGCCGGCCGGCGCGGTCGACGCGCACTGCCACGTGTTCGGCCCCGGGGAGCAGTTCCCCTACGCACCCGAGCGCAAGTACACGCCGTGCGACGCCTCCGCCGATCAGCTCTTCGCCCTGCGCGACCGGCTGGGGTTCGAACGCAACGTCGTCGTCCAGGCAACGTGCCATGGCGCCGACAACCGGGCACTCGTCGATGTGCTGCGCCGCAGCGAGGGCCGCGCCCGCGGCGTCGCCACCGTCCGCCGCGACGTCAC
This region of Microbacterium thalassium genomic DNA includes:
- the ligK gene encoding 4-carboxy-4-hydroxy-2-oxoadipate aldolase/oxaloacetate decarboxylase, which translates into the protein MRLNNLGIVHTKIERPDPADVERLSQFGVATIHEAMGRVGLLRPYIRPAYTGAKLCGPVVTVLLQPGDNWMFHVAAEQVQEGDVIVAGCTTESEDGFFGELLATSLTSRGCKGLVIDGGVRDVADLEKMDFPVFSRAINSKGTVKATLGSVNIPVVVANALVNPGDVVVADVDGVVVVPRELVGAVADASQKREDNEEAKRQKFREGVLGLDIYGMREPLAAAGLEYVED